From the Candoia aspera isolate rCanAsp1 chromosome 3, rCanAsp1.hap2, whole genome shotgun sequence genome, the window AAGAGGCAAAAAGTGCAACATTAGTATCAAGATAAACATTCTGCTTTTACTGGAGCAAacacagtgtctgtttcttaaaaATTAGCACTTGGAGATCTGGTGAATATGCTGCTTAAAAGGGGATAAAGTTTAATTAAAGTGGTGTTTTAAAGGAAGAGCATTATGTCCTATGTCTAAGGAATTTAAAAGGAGTTTTAATAGTTCACTGAAAAACCTCTGAGGAGGGTTCTGTTGATTAATCCAACATAGGAAGCATTAATAGGCAGCACAGATAATCAACACCAACTTGTAAAATCTTCCCGAATCAAACCAAATTCTTATTATTCTGATCTTAAAATACTTGCACTTTATTGTCTTTGCCATGTAAAAACATACTGTAGCACTTTACCaactcaaaacaaaacatgctATCACTTGCCAACAAAGCAAGGAATGTTAGCTCAGACTCTACCAGCTTTTTTATATACTATCTTCCGTATCTTCCTTTACAATTTTAAAGACCTATCAGTAAATGTACTTGAGTATTTTGAGTTATCTAACAAATATAAATTTGATTTCAAATGTCAAGTATAAGGGAATGTTGTTTAATGATATATGGACCAGTATCTGACAAAACGCAGTGCACTGTCAGGTTTTATTTTCATgtatcaaactgaaaaaaaaagcttaatgaTTTCACAGGGGCTAGAGGATTAAGACTTTAATggaattaaaattacaaaaaaaaaaaagataacccaCAGCTACAGCAGATATTTTTTCTCAGTGCATGTTCTAATAACTAATGTACAGGTAACTGAGAGCTAACCTGGGCAGCAGAATGTCGTATTAAAAGCTACTGTCTATTACACACTTGCTATCATGCAATGAGTAAGATATAATCTTTGAAACATACAAGATTCATTGACTAAATTCATGTGGCCCAGCCAACAAACTACATTTGCACAGTAATCTCCTGTATTAATATCAGCTGTTAAACTTTTCATGAATGATCCATTGGCTCAGTTGTATTAGTGATTTCTGCATCTTGGCTATCCATCTCTTCAGGCTCTTCAACAGAATTTCCTTTTTGGGCTTTTGATCTTGTAGAGAATGGTGCTCCCACTGCATTTGACATGTTACTATCCGTTGTTTCTGTATTCAGTTGTCCACTCCCACTTGATAAAGTAAATGATTCAGTTAAACTCATCTGAGGGCTCTTTGTTTTAACTGATGAACTTGTTGCCTCCAATTTCCTTTGAGAGAAATCATTTGTTGCCAGTTGCTCTGTAGTTTGATCTCGCAGGTGTCTGTCCATTGAGGCTTGAATTGAAGAAACCATTTCCTGCAATTTTTTCCGCTGTGCCTCAATTAAATTAGGATCAAGCTGTCTACTATCTCTCATTGTTCCTACTCCAGGAGCTATCCGTATAAGTTCACTACTTCCAGAATCACCTGTGTACATAGAAGGGTCCAATTTAGCAGAATTGGTAGTAAAATCTGTACCtgtgttttgctttcttccaagtGGAGCTTCTCTAACTTTTGGATGAAGCTGCTGGCTACTGGCTCCAGTGCCTAGAGAATGGCCTTTTCCTTGAAATGCAGTTACATTGTGGAGTTGCTCCGATTTCTTTTTAACTACTCCACCACTACCTAATTTTAGGAGTCCATGTGAAGGACTTGCTTCCCTGCTTCTTGAAGAAGCCTCTGCTCGTACTTGATTTAGTGCCTCCTTAACCAAGTCTTCAACATCAGAACCTACTGGGAAATGTCCAGCAGCATCCACACAAAGTTCCAATCTATCTTCTGTTGCATTGTATACAAAGGTCTTGCCAGGCAAGTGTGGAAAACTACAGTGTTTACCATCAGCCAGACCTGGAGGAGTAATAAAAAAGCATATTTATGACTTTTTAACAATGCttataaaatcattaaaaaaatataaagtattatTTATATACCCCAAGTACAttcaacaaaatataaaacaaaaaacaacagaagacCAGCTAAATAAGATCCAATGCCCTAGTCAAACATTTCACAATGCCCTGGATGCTTTTGGGAAGCCCACAAGCAGAGCATGAAGGTTTAGTACTCATTGACTTTAAACCTGAAGGTTTTATATATGTGTGATAAAGAGTATGTAAAAGTATATGATTTAGTTAAATTCATGGCTGTAATTTTCAAATAAGAAGTTCATTTTCAAATAAGCTGTTACTTGTTCAATAAACCTAGGTCATAACAGTGACTGCCTACTGAAGTTAATCTGGCATAAATATTTTAACAGCATTAAAATGTTGCAGGTCTGGTTGATTTAAATCAGATGTTGTACAACTAAATATTCTCTACCACAACTTTTTTGACTGGGGAGCACATTTAGAATTATTAGAGTTGGTTGGGGGCAACTCAGAAATAGTTATAACAACTAAAAATCTTGACTATATTATAAAATTCCAGTTATAAAATAAGCAGCCTGTATCTTCAGATGTGATGCCGTTATAATTTGAAGGTGCAAAAtactttaaattcatttttttaaaaatacagtgtatTATAAATGAACTGCCTTTTCTTTCCACTGCTATTCAGTGCAATGGGAGAGTATGAATTTTGGCAACTCTCAAAAATGTTCCAGATAGCCTCCAAACTTCCAGAGCAGATTTTAGCATAGCACAAAGGCAGACAACACAGAGCCCACTAGACTTTTTTGGACAACTCTCATCAGTCCCAACACCCTAGCTAGTAATAAGTATTATGAGAATTCTAGTATGACAAAACCGCAGGTAACCAGTTGCCTGTTTATAACATATGAGAAGGGGGGTCACTATTCACTTTTATCTGTGGAGGGAAATTAATAAATTCTGTCCATTAAATTAAGATGATTATcagaataaaaacatctaaaaggATTCCTTATTCATCTCTTTCTGAGCAGAGAAAAGATAGTCAGAAGGCAGTAAGGAGGAAGGTATCAGGGAAATCCAACCTTAGTACCAAATTCAGTTCCCTGTTCCTCTCTTATAGTGTTTGTGGACAAATATATTTATGGGACAGGATCCAATATGGCTAAGGAAAGCAGCCAATATTATCTTGCATCTTATGCCGTCTTGCACATTATATGGTACTCTGGAGACATATAATGTCTCCCTCACCCTTAGCAATAGCAGAAGTGCCAGGATGATGAAACCTGTTACCAAACAAGATCAGCACATCCAGTCTTCAGATTCTTAAGTTTTACAATATAATTGCCTTCTATTTTAATTCTATCACAATGTCCTTTTCAGTTCTTGATTTGAGttcatttttcagattttggTTCTAGATCAAAAACTTCAGCATACAAATAATTAGACATATCAGTCTAGGGTAGTTAGCACCCAAGTGGTGAAAATATAAAGTGCAGTACAGTAGAAAAGATATATTAACATTAAATTAGAAATTATACCCATTGTTTTCTTCATTATATTGTAGAATACACCACCCTGCTGGAACAAATAAGGAAGCCCCTTTGCATAAGACCAAACATCTTCTCCTGTGAatacaaagaaaaattaattcaaGAAACAGAGTACAGGTAGCTTTTTCAGTTCTACCATGTTTTCCAAAAGTAAGGACGATGTGCTTTCTTAATTCTTTATAAAGAAATAACACTGAAAATTATGTCTTacactgtattgttttaattgtatctgCAAGTTGCCTTGGAAAACACTGCAAGAAAGGAAggtataaatatttcaaataaatgcatGATACAGCTGTGTATACAAGGACCCACTTCTGAATGACTTGATTTGACTAGGCacatgccctctggaatgaggctcccTCTGAGATCCAGATAGCCCCCACACTGTTGTTATTCAGAAGAGCTGTGAAACAtagttcttcacccaggcctttggcaagggagaggcaGACGCCTCACTTAATTCCATCTTTGTCCTGCTTGCCTTTTTTAgtcttttgattttattgtaattttatttaactgttgtgagctgcccaaagtagctgggagtcaggcaacatacacgtttaataaattattattattattagagttATGGAcattagcaggaaaaaaatgaataacaaTTCTAATGCTACCTTTTCATGACCAGGAGTTACTATTGTATATATGTTTGCATGCATGCAAAGCATATGATGTCCCATCACTTTACCACAGATATATGCAAAATACATTTATTCAGGAATGGAAGTTTTTAGAAAACTTCAGGATGTTTTGTTCTGTCTCTGGACTGTGCTCTTCTGGGAGAAATTCAGCCATTTTTGGAAGTAAATTCTTGAACCAGAAGCATATTGTCCGAAATGTCAAAAATGCCTATCTAGTAAACATCAGGCTAATTCTAGCCTAGGGAATTTACTTACAGAACCCGCCAAACCTCACCCAGAGTGACATAGTCCAACTGAATTTCATTGTGGTTTAGAGAGAGGACAGAACATTCTGATGTTCAGCAGAACACTCCATTCTCAAATCAGTGAATTTTGCACATCCCAACACTCTATATACACACTAGGACTGCAAGTATAGTGACACTTCTTGAAGGGTCATGGCTGCTCTATCCTACTGATAGTTCAGCGCAGCTATTTCAGGAGCCTTCCTAGGTCATCCAGGCATGCCTGGGAGGCACTTGTGACCAGACTAGCAATTCCAGCAGAAGTGTCTTTTGTACATTAACAGATTATCTGGGAAAGCCCTTGAAGTGATTATGTGGCATTTTGAGGATGTGGCTGCCTCAAAACTTTGAAGATCAACAGCACATAGCTCATCTTGTCTGAGCTCAGAGCCATGCTAGGTTGGTCCTGATTTAGTATCTGCATGCAAATCTACCAGGGAATACTAGAGCTGTAGGTTAGATGcaagaaacatcccagaagaagagaatggcaaatcatttctatattgtttccaagaaaactgcatgcacATGTCCctaaagtcatcaggagtcaaaatcAACTTGAAGAGACATTACATTTAATACATCCATACTGTCACAATGAAGGCCATTTTAATAATATCCTAACTCATTTCTCCTACTTTCACCACTGTTTTATATCTTAAAACTCACCACATACAGGGCTAAACAATAAGAACATTTTTCTGCCATTGTAAAAAATTTCAAGAAAAAATCATTGCACAGGAATAAGCATTTGTGATCTATCATAGGTAAGTAAGAGTATTAGCATCTTCTAACAGCGTTTTAAAAGTGAGTTCCTGTAAAACCAACCCATATCTTTGCTTCCAAATTATTACCATCCTACACACCTGAAGGTCTATGGCTGTAGCAAAAAAATCCCATCTTTCTCTTGttggattctatatttaaaaCTGCCTTCAAAATAGCACAGTAAGCTAAGACTATTCACAGGAAACAAAGCTACACCAGTTGAAAAATGTCTCAGGCAATTCAACTAACAagctttattaaaaggcataagcttttacagctcatgaaagcttatgccttttaataaaacttgttagttgggaaaggtgctaccagactcctgattttttgccaccatagactaacacagctctcatCCTACAATGTCAGGAAATTCAAAAATTCATCAGATTGTATAAACATCTGGATATGAACCACTTTAATACCATATTTACTTGAAAGGAATATGATTCTGAGTTTAAAACAATCCTCCCACCcctccaaaaatattaaaacagaaattattttcctGTCTCCAATTATATTCAGACTCAAACTTAAGATGACCTTTTATATTCCTTTCAGGTACATATGGGCCTCTTTCACTTTTGCAAGAGAGGCTAGTTATGATTAATCCAGGAAATAACCCATGATAAAAGGGTCACAGTAATCCCTTCCATTACTAGGCTATTCCCAATCCAATCTGGAGTGCAAGCAAGGTCAAGGACATGACCTGCCACTTCCATGGCATGATGATATACCACTTTAAAAAATCATTGCCAAGCCTTCCACCAAGTCTTAAAACTCGTGTTTAAGCAACTTACAGCATCTTGTACGCAATTAGTTAACACAATACAGTTCAGAAATAATGAGGGAAAAAGTGTAAGTGTGCCTGTACTTTTTTCAGATTTAAGAATCTCTCTTGCCTGTTTCTTAGTTGTCCGCATACAAGGAGGCATATAGTTTCTGCTTTTGAACAATTTCCTGTTTTGTCCAAACTCTGATAATAAATTAGCATTACTCGAAACTAGTTAACTAAACAGTGGCTTGgtaacatgatttattttaatcctTATTATAATCCAAAATTTAGACATAACTGTTAACTGTTGTTAGTTTGAGTGAAGAATAGTAATTTCTAAAGTCTTATTCATAAACAAAGGATGGAGACAGTATACAAAACTGAAACTGATACAAGGTCTGTACTTACACTATGATTTGTGATGTTTGAATCAGACCACTCCAAAATATACGTATAATTCAATATACAGATGTGTTGGAGCCAGCATGGATAATTATTATTAAGGTTCCCAATTCTGACAGTAGTAATCCAGGTTGGAAAAAGTCTATCATAGTACACTTATCTTTGTTTAGTCACAGGCAtacaccccacacacacatatattagaTACACACCTATTTAtcttccctccccccattttttctGTCATATATCAAAGCATTACATCTCATAAGTTAACCCAGTTTTATTTCAGACTTTTTCTGTTATTCTGTTTTTCTAAGTATCCACTTAGAGACATTAGGACAAACAAGAAACTACAACGTTGCCTCTTTTCAACTTACATTcaagaggaatttaaaaaattgaatgttTATTGAAAACATGGTTTCATTTGagagaataaaattgtttttcccTTATGCAAGTCATACTATTAAGCTTTCAATTCCTAAGTTTACACAACaaagctttgctttttttaaaaaagtaatttgcGTTGTTTTATTCATATTGCCTGGACTGGAAAGTCCATTTCAAATTAAATAACACAAATGATGTCACAAGGGGGTGGTAAAAGGAAGTACATTTCCGTAGGCTTTTCCAGAAAAGCTGAGGCCATTCTAGCATTATCCAAAGGATTTTTTAATTGCAGCAAAACAATGCTTAAGACACATATAATAACCAGATGGAAGTCAAACAATACTTTCTGTGTCATACATTCTGCAAGCCAGTAACAAGGGCTGCAAAACATTAATTTAATCTGTAATACCACCAATCAATTTAGTTGAAaaggtttcaaaataaataattcttactAGATTTGGCCAAATAACAGATAGTTATTTGTTGTATTAAGCACTATACTTAATTAATACATCGACTTTATGAATATAAAGCAATTTCAgaattaaatgcatattttaagaaCCCCAACACCTGATGGAAATGAATTCCCTATgaaaaagaagtataaacaaCAGATATGCCCCATGTTgcatattaaataaaatgttatacTCTATATAATAAACTGAGATAAAGTTTGTGCTGAATACATCAAAAGGTATTTCAAAACCTCACATTTATGAGCATTATAGTATCAGTGCTTTATAAACAGTTTTCAAGAACAAGTGAGATAAAATAGGCTTTCTGTCCCTAAATTTGCAATTAATACTTTTTCCAAGTTTCATTAAGGCACAGCCCTATACTTCTCTAGGCAGAACTATTTCACTGAGCTCAAGCAATACAGGATTGCAgcattacttaatattaaaatgcTTCTAACCTACAGTGAAAGACAGAAGACAAGTGGTTTTATTATTACTAAAGAATTTGTAGGAGCTAACAAGTACTTAACTTGGTACTCTACAGTTCCAACTGTATAGATATTTTTATACTTCAGAGATTAGTGTTGCCTTACCCATAAATGTTGCCAGAAGACACAGAGAGTACATTTCCTTGTCTATTTGCTCTTGGAGTTCCTTGGAAGAAATTCTGCTAGTAACAGCAACATCATCATGCTTCGTGGCATGAGCTGAGTGCACTGAACCAGCCTGGCTACTGTCTTCCTTCCCTTTAAGGATCTCTATAGTTATTCTGTCTCCATGCAGCAGAGGAACAGGTTCATTTTCTTGCCCTTCTTTGGGTGGCAGaagctccttgggaggaaagccaAAGCGAATACATTGCAAATGTGGAGGAATATTAAATTCCCTAGCTATGCTTTCCTGCAATTCTAGAAAtgttgtggtggatttcagagtGAGCATGGCCTGTCGCCCATCATTTGTTGTTATgcgaattttcttttcttttgtagatATTGGAGAATAAGGAGTCTTGGTGGGAGTAGCAGGGGCAGAGGATGACCCATCAGGAACAGTACCAGGAGACACAGTTCTAGCTGGCCCTTTTTGTACTTGCTTCCATTTTTCAGTTTTTCGTTTTTGCATTATAGGTGCCAGTTCTGCAATGTTCTGTTGAATAGTTCTTTCAGTTTTACTCATATTCAGTTCTTCTTTATGTAGCGTTTTTGTTTTCTGCCCAGTAAGAATAATTTTGGTTGGAAGCTGAGATGCCAAATCTTGTCCTTGTTGCATATCATCAGCTCTTCGGGCATGAGCACTATCGATGTTTACAGGAGTATAATCATCAGGGTTCTTTTTGGCTGTTTGATGCAGAATTGTATTGACAACTTTCTGGACAAGAATCTCACTACCAAATTCTCCAGGAAAGTGCTTAGTAACAAGCTTCATTGCGACGTCATATACATTGCTGTTCAGAGACGGATCGCTTTCATACTGGAACCAATACACAGTCTCTCTCACCACTCTCCCACCCCACTCTAAAGTAATAGGGAAAGCTTCAGGAAGATTGTCATATTCTTTACCTTCCCAATAATGTTTGAATCCACAACCACATTTGCCACCTGTTGATCTAGTATTAGTTCTGTCCCCATCCAAATATACAACAGAGCCGTCACTTCTCACACGACGCACCAGCGCGCCATGACACCAGTTACAGGCAGTCAAACTACTCAAACTGTAGTCTGGTACTAGTACATCCTTTACAGGATTATAGGAGCATACCAAACTATtcaggggaaagctgtaattttTATCAGGTCTTAACTGGCCATGGGTACTTTTTGCAAGATTATACAGCTTCCCCCCTGGAGCTAGCCACTCTGGAGGAACATGAAGTTCTGAAAGAGCACAACAAATGAGACACTTGTGAAGTCGGTTGTCCATAactgcctttttagcagctgctgtGACGTCTTCAGGCTGAACTCCTATCACACCAGTCCGCCGATAGAAGTACTGATGTACATCAGCTACTAAACTGGGATGAATGCCATGCTTATCCATAAAAACTTCCTCCATGGCTGCAACTAGCCTCATCAAGTATTTGTCATGCAAACTTCTGTCTCCTCCAATCACACAGCTACCGTCGTCTTCCAATTTGATATACTTTTTAATAAGGTCTTGAGGCACTCCCCAAGCTTTAGGAAGTAATTTCATAGGCAATTTAGGCAAAGCAGCACCTTTTATTCCAACCAGAGGAATATAATGATTACGCCCAGAACTACTCCAGGCAATACAAATTGGTTTGTTCAACATGCCATCTTTCCCCATGCATTTTTCTTCTGGTATCAATCCAGGAAGAAACGTGGCAGAATAGTCCCCTGAACTACGCATTCCACTCAAGGAATCCAAGAGAATGATGGGCCGATGTAAGACATTGGCCAGTCCAAAGATGTGGATGTTTCTAAGGCCCATTGGTACACCCTCAGGGGGAATAAATAAGGGGTCACATTCATTTATTATGTCTTCCCATTCTGCGGCATCAATAAAGTCATGAAAAAGGGCTTTATAGCGGCTGAGATTCTCCATAAAGTGCTTCTTGAGGTTCTCCCGCAAAGCATGCCAGAAGAGCTCCCTACCCACCAGTGCTCGGGAAATTGCATGGACTAAGCAATGGCCATCACCATCCACATGGACTGGGATGAGGCACTCCTGGCTATTATTGGCCTTCTTAATATCCTCCAAGGTATCCTGCAAGTACAGGAGACTGCCAGAGCGATCTTTGCCATATCCTACAGTGTCAACATGCTCAGGCTCAATAAGAAAGGCACGGTCCCCAAGAAGAGCACAGTCAAAAACATCTCCTTGGTTCATCTCAGTTAGCAGCTTAGCTTTGCCCGTCTGTTTATCCATGCCATAGCGGGCTAGGATGGGTGATAGCAGCTTGCAGTGGTAATTTGACAGGCCCATGACTTTCACCAGCTCCGTGTTCTTCCTGGGGGGGCCCGCCCCACTCACGCCTAGCAGTGCGTTCCGCAGCAAATTGTGCAGCACCAAGTCCGGATCCGTCACCTCCTCCACCCCCAGCAGCTGCCGCTGTTCATGACGCTGCCCGCAGTCCGTGCACTCGATGCTCCCGCTGCTTAGAGGCCCGTGCGCCGGGAAAAACAGGCGCGCCTGACACTTGGGGTCAGGACAAGTGCCCGAGAAGATCCGCCGGTCCTTCTTCTTCGGGACCAGCGTTGCCAccggctgctgctcctgctgagGCGGCTGAGACATCGCTccgcacctcctcctcctcctttgcctgCCTGCGGCCGGTCTCTTTTTTCACTTCCTTCGGTACGCGCCCCCTTACACCTTCATCCCCACTTTTCCACCAGGACTGACAGAGCCTGACAAAACTCGCCCTCTTCCTATTACTCGGCACGAACCCAGCAACGAACACGTAAACCTCCGGTACTACCGCTTACTGCCTCTTCACTACCGTGGCCGTTACCCACGACGTAACggcctttcccctccctccttccatgcAGACGGCGCAAGCGCAACTGGCTAAGGCAGATTGGAATTGTAGTTTTCTTTTCCAAGGAAACCGAGCGGCTTGGTATCGAATGGGGGTAGTTAGAAACTACCACTACCGGCATGCAACACCGTACAGGAAAAACTCGAGAGAGGGGAAAGATACTGTTTTGAACAAGGATGACTGGGAAATGTAGTGTTTCTATTCCAAAAGCCATTGGAGCTTCTATGCGAACGGAAACTAAGATGAATATGTTTCCTAGAATGCTTTGCTGCTGTCTCGTGATTTTTTTTCGTTAGTCATAATTTGGTGTGAAAAGTTGTCTAGCTAGTGCGAAAACAACTTTCTTCGTCAGCCGATAAACACGTGAATTGTACCTGAAAAAACTGGGTGAACTGGCTC encodes:
- the VCPIP1 gene encoding deubiquitinating protein VCPIP1, whose amino-acid sequence is MSQPPQQEQQPVATLVPKKKDRRIFSGTCPDPKCQARLFFPAHGPLSSGSIECTDCGQRHEQRQLLGVEEVTDPDLVLHNLLRNALLGVSGAGPPRKNTELVKVMGLSNYHCKLLSPILARYGMDKQTGKAKLLTEMNQGDVFDCALLGDRAFLIEPEHVDTVGYGKDRSGSLLYLQDTLEDIKKANNSQECLIPVHVDGDGHCLVHAISRALVGRELFWHALRENLKKHFMENLSRYKALFHDFIDAAEWEDIINECDPLFIPPEGVPMGLRNIHIFGLANVLHRPIILLDSLSGMRSSGDYSATFLPGLIPEEKCMGKDGMLNKPICIAWSSSGRNHYIPLVGIKGAALPKLPMKLLPKAWGVPQDLIKKYIKLEDDGSCVIGGDRSLHDKYLMRLVAAMEEVFMDKHGIHPSLVADVHQYFYRRTGVIGVQPEDVTAAAKKAVMDNRLHKCLICCALSELHVPPEWLAPGGKLYNLAKSTHGQLRPDKNYSFPLNSLVCSYNPVKDVLVPDYSLSSLTACNWCHGALVRRVRSDGSVVYLDGDRTNTRSTGGKCGCGFKHYWEGKEYDNLPEAFPITLEWGGRVVRETVYWFQYESDPSLNSNVYDVAMKLVTKHFPGEFGSEILVQKVVNTILHQTAKKNPDDYTPVNIDSAHARRADDMQQGQDLASQLPTKIILTGQKTKTLHKEELNMSKTERTIQQNIAELAPIMQKRKTEKWKQVQKGPARTVSPGTVPDGSSSAPATPTKTPYSPISTKEKKIRITTNDGRQAMLTLKSTTTFLELQESIAREFNIPPHLQCIRFGFPPKELLPPKEGQENEPVPLLHGDRITIEILKGKEDSSQAGSVHSAHATKHDDVAVTSRISSKELQEQIDKEMYSLCLLATFMGEDVWSYAKGLPYLFQQGGVFYNIMKKTMGLADGKHCSFPHLPGKTFVYNATEDRLELCVDAAGHFPVGSDVEDLVKEALNQVRAEASSRSREASPSHGLLKLGSGGVVKKKSEQLHNVTAFQGKGHSLGTGASSQQLHPKVREAPLGRKQNTGTDFTTNSAKLDPSMYTGDSGSSELIRIAPGVGTMRDSRQLDPNLIEAQRKKLQEMVSSIQASMDRHLRDQTTEQLATNDFSQRKLEATSSSVKTKSPQMSLTESFTLSSGSGQLNTETTDSNMSNAVGAPFSTRSKAQKGNSVEEPEEMDSQDAEITNTTEPMDHS